In a genomic window of Occallatibacter riparius:
- a CDS encoding SDR family NAD(P)-dependent oxidoreductase, with product MSANSQFVDCPMDNPHARETRQALPRFLSRAPRLLAQGTVIGGAAMAGAAVLGAVAAIAVLAGRRKTRRKEMRGKTVLITGSSRGLGLAMAEEFARLGARIVLTARDAEELERARYMLLERAGVGSADVLAVPADVSKHEEAEYLVHRALETWGRIDVLVNNAGIITVGPIENQTVEDFRTVMETNFFSAVHCTLAALPAMLQRGSGTVVNITSIGGKVSVPHLLPYSASKFAEVGFSEGLHAEVRSKGVHVMTVCPGLMRTGSHLHALFAGNSEAEYQWFSVGATTPGVAASARHAARRIVRGVLDRETELFITPQAAVAGRLAQVAPEFTAAGLSLINRILPAPGAQRPKRGAEVRQREVASVRVFGSGAARRYNEMGESPAR from the coding sequence ATGAGCGCAAATTCCCAATTCGTTGATTGCCCAATGGATAATCCGCACGCGCGCGAAACCCGGCAGGCGCTGCCGCGCTTCCTTTCACGTGCACCTCGTCTTCTGGCCCAAGGAACCGTGATAGGCGGAGCTGCCATGGCGGGCGCGGCAGTGCTTGGGGCAGTGGCGGCCATTGCCGTGCTGGCCGGCCGGCGCAAGACCCGTCGGAAAGAGATGCGCGGCAAGACAGTGCTCATCACGGGATCGTCGCGGGGGCTTGGGCTGGCCATGGCAGAGGAGTTCGCCCGGCTTGGCGCCAGGATCGTTCTTACAGCCCGCGATGCCGAGGAGCTGGAACGTGCCCGCTACATGCTGCTGGAACGAGCAGGGGTGGGATCGGCTGACGTACTCGCGGTGCCTGCGGACGTGAGCAAGCACGAGGAGGCAGAGTACCTGGTACATCGCGCGCTGGAGACGTGGGGCCGGATCGATGTGCTGGTGAACAATGCCGGAATTATCACGGTGGGTCCGATCGAGAATCAGACGGTGGAAGACTTCCGCACGGTGATGGAGACGAACTTCTTTTCCGCGGTGCATTGCACGCTGGCCGCGCTGCCCGCCATGCTGCAACGCGGATCGGGCACAGTGGTGAATATCACGTCGATCGGCGGAAAGGTTTCAGTACCGCACCTGCTTCCCTACTCTGCCAGCAAGTTTGCCGAGGTGGGATTCTCAGAGGGTCTGCATGCGGAGGTGCGGAGCAAGGGAGTGCACGTGATGACGGTTTGTCCCGGGCTGATGCGCACGGGGTCGCACCTGCATGCGCTGTTTGCAGGGAACTCCGAGGCGGAGTACCAGTGGTTCAGCGTGGGCGCGACGACTCCGGGCGTGGCTGCGAGTGCGCGGCACGCGGCGCGGAGGATTGTGCGTGGTGTGCTGGATCGCGAAACCGAGCTGTTTATCACGCCGCAAGCTGCTGTGGCGGGACGGCTCGCGCAAGTGGCGCCGGAGTTTACTGCGGCGGGGTTGAGCCTAATCAACAGGATCTTGCCGGCTCCGGGGGCGCAGCGGCCCAAGCGAGGGGCCGAGGTTCGCCAGCGCGAAGTGGCGTCTGTGCGTGTGTTCGGATCAGGAGCAGCGCGGCGTTACAACGAGATGGGAGAATCGCCGGCGCGGTGA
- a CDS encoding VWA domain-containing protein, translating into MKGPFITPALTLAFGLALVAPAFAQEAPADSGTTLRLNSRAVLVDVIVTDREGKPVHGLSKDSFKLTEQGTAQNISYFEEHRGLTAEKRKNVSMPQLPEDVFSNYSPIATPPAVNILLIDALNTPMGDQMYLRQAAERYLKSLKPGTRLAIVTLSLNLRFVSGFSDDPAVLATALGYHKNDKPEPSVLLQSKEETNAQDLTVGLMNQLVGAGPGAMTPGAAAAMIQSFQQFMAETKYAQTADREYRTTQALQQLAIYLSAFPGRKNLIWMSGAFPLDIFGLTDMRFDDTVPKTVNLLAASRVAVYPVDVRGAWTPTVHTAESSLNRTVQNPQQVIGPPGGFPPGTTDPSSINSGHDDVTTASGLLAHNLQTESSANNSSNATMDMVAEQTGGKAFYNGNDLSGIIDKVTSSSSDFYTLSYTPSDTNMNGALRKISVNVSGGKYSLSYRHGYYAREDSAPGSAQGAQQQAAQRAVQTGDPLAPFMDFGLPLTDQILYTERIVPAAPSTPSETSGKSDKYAVDFVVPLTDLDLKLNQDGNRTGTINLGLIVYDKYGQIVSRREHLVALNIKPDAWEIYQKNGGLQLHADVEVPKGQFWLRTGVYDASTRKVGTMEVPFSSVHPLEASTATTQKP; encoded by the coding sequence GTGAAAGGCCCCTTCATTACCCCAGCGCTCACCCTTGCCTTTGGACTCGCCTTGGTCGCCCCTGCATTTGCTCAAGAGGCACCCGCCGATTCCGGTACCACCCTCCGCCTCAATAGCCGTGCAGTCCTGGTAGACGTCATCGTCACTGACCGCGAAGGAAAGCCGGTCCACGGCCTCAGCAAAGATTCCTTCAAACTCACCGAGCAAGGGACGGCACAAAACATCTCCTACTTCGAGGAGCATCGCGGCCTCACCGCAGAGAAGCGTAAGAACGTCTCCATGCCCCAGCTGCCTGAAGACGTCTTCAGCAACTACTCCCCCATCGCCACACCTCCGGCCGTCAACATTCTCCTGATTGACGCGCTGAATACCCCCATGGGGGATCAAATGTATCTACGCCAGGCAGCCGAGCGCTACCTCAAATCCCTCAAGCCCGGCACCCGGCTGGCCATCGTAACGCTCTCCCTCAATCTCCGTTTCGTCTCAGGATTCTCCGATGATCCCGCCGTTCTGGCTACCGCCCTCGGCTACCACAAGAACGACAAGCCTGAGCCTTCCGTGCTGCTTCAGTCCAAGGAAGAGACCAACGCGCAGGACCTCACAGTCGGCCTGATGAACCAACTGGTCGGCGCGGGTCCCGGCGCTATGACCCCGGGCGCCGCAGCAGCCATGATTCAGTCTTTCCAGCAATTCATGGCTGAGACCAAGTACGCGCAGACCGCCGACCGCGAATACCGGACCACCCAGGCCCTTCAGCAACTCGCCATCTACCTCTCCGCGTTCCCCGGCCGCAAGAACCTCATCTGGATGTCCGGCGCATTCCCCCTCGACATCTTCGGCCTCACTGACATGCGCTTCGACGACACCGTGCCAAAAACCGTGAATCTGCTGGCCGCATCACGCGTCGCCGTCTACCCGGTTGACGTACGCGGCGCATGGACCCCCACCGTCCATACTGCTGAGTCGTCGCTGAATAGGACTGTTCAGAATCCGCAGCAGGTGATCGGACCCCCAGGCGGTTTCCCACCGGGGACAACGGATCCCTCGAGCATCAACAGCGGGCACGACGATGTCACCACCGCCAGTGGCTTGCTGGCGCACAATCTCCAGACCGAAAGTTCGGCGAACAATTCAAGCAATGCCACCATGGACATGGTCGCCGAGCAAACCGGCGGCAAAGCCTTCTACAACGGCAACGATCTCTCCGGAATCATCGACAAGGTCACCTCTTCCAGCTCGGATTTCTATACCCTCTCCTATACCCCCTCTGACACCAACATGAACGGTGCACTCCGCAAGATCAGCGTCAACGTGTCGGGCGGCAAGTACAGCCTGTCCTATCGCCATGGCTACTACGCCCGCGAAGACAGCGCTCCCGGCTCCGCACAGGGAGCACAGCAGCAAGCCGCGCAGCGTGCCGTGCAGACGGGCGACCCCCTCGCCCCGTTCATGGACTTCGGCTTGCCACTGACTGACCAGATCCTCTATACCGAGCGCATCGTTCCCGCCGCCCCCTCAACTCCCTCCGAAACCAGCGGCAAGAGTGACAAATACGCCGTCGACTTCGTAGTGCCTCTGACGGATCTCGACCTGAAGCTCAACCAGGACGGAAATCGCACCGGCACGATCAACCTGGGCCTCATCGTCTATGACAAATACGGACAGATCGTCAGTCGGCGCGAACACCTCGTTGCCCTGAACATCAAGCCGGATGCGTGGGAAATCTACCAGAAGAATGGCGGACTTCAACTGCACGCCGACGTCGAAGTACCCAAGGGCCAGTTCTGGCTCCGCACTGGAGTCTACGACGCCAGCACCCGCAAGGTTGGCACCATGGAGGTCCCCTTCAGCTCGGTGCACCCGCTCGAAGCGTCCACTGCAACAACGCAGAAACCATAA